Below is a genomic region from Medicago truncatula cultivar Jemalong A17 chromosome 3, MtrunA17r5.0-ANR, whole genome shotgun sequence.
TATTCTAgcttatcttcattttttttctctggtAGTTGAAACAATGAAACATACTTTAATATATGATGGTGTTAATATTATACATCAATCTTATACAGGTCTTGTTAGCACGAGGACTACAACTTGAGAGGATGGGTAAAGTTGCCAACATCCAGTACATGGAGGTATCCTCACTGTGCAGCTGTTTCCTAGATGTTCTCTTTACGtttgtcattttaattttgaccactttGTTTCTATGTATTAGACACCTAACTAGTTGGGAAATCAACAGAAAAGTTTGCATTTTGTCACTAGCATTTTTGGAATtggaaagaaaactaaaaagaattgccctatataaatattcaagaatTGTTGGATTGTGATATTGCAAAAAATGAATAACATGTAGGAAAATGTTGTAAGGAGTGTATCACTCTGTTGTGTAGTTTTTGTAGAGTGTAGTTTTTGTAGTCATGATGAAAGTAGGTCAGGGATGATGGAGAGACATTGATTTATAATATCTCAAGACCTTGCTTTCTAATCTCTTTGTTGCATTGCTTTTTGCCTTTATTCTCTTCCTGGTTAAACATGTTGGAACTAGCCTTACTTGAGCTTCTAGTAATTTCCCTTGATCACATAGTCTACTGGATAGATTTAATGTCTTAACATTGTCAATaatattgtaaccaaaaaaaaaacattgtcaaTAATATGAATTGATCTGATTGGTTATTTTCTGCCACGTGTCTTTTTGTCTAATCTTATGCACTACTGTCTCTTAGCAACTAACTTATGATTACATCCTTTTCTAGtgtattatttctttttcatgataCTCAAATTTGAATACTAGTCTAGGGACTGATATAAAGCTTATATATTTCTGTTTTTCAGGCAGCACTAACCCAATTTTGGAGCCTTACTTTGACATTAGTGTCCCCAGCTTTCGATCACCTCGTTGGAATTTTACTTATTGTTGTTTCTGTATGTTGTACCATGTACATAGGACCTGACAAAGAGATGGAATGATATGTATCTGTGTTGGGTTTGCGGCTAATatgctttgattaatttgtaTTACTCAAACTTGTTCATATTAAATATAGTGTCGTTATTGCCTTTTTAGCCGAAAAGCCATTTCACTAGGTTTTAGATCCAAGTTAACTCCTTCAGaattgattcaccttgaaaCCAATCGATCTATATTGTACAAAGCAAACATCTCATGATTTCACTGGGTtgttaacaattattttaattatagaaTTTTAAGCATAGAATgaacaaagaacaaaaaaatgatCTACTTATATACCCTCATAGTTTCGATGATAAGCAATGTATCTGTCTGGGGAGTGCACATGTATACCACCAGTTTTGCATCTGACAAAATTTGCAAAGAAAGTTCTTATTGTTCTAGCTCTGACTTATCATGTGATTTTCATACCTTCAATTTTCGTATATTTTGTCTTTTGAGACATGCTTAGGTTTTAATTTTCTCTGGATTacagttttttttgtcaaaaaaaccaACGCAatgtatgaataaaaaaattattatagcaCAAGACATTAGTATTTGTACCACAATTACTGCATATTTGTGGCACagataatacaaatattactgcAGGCAAATTCTTACACGATCTTGAAGAAATCACGTAAACTGGTTCACATTGTTAAAATAATCTTAAATACTTCTCAAACTTGAACCACAATCAAAATCATTCATGCAACAAAGACATATAAAATCgaactaattaaaaaaaggaTGGAAACCACGCATGGGTAAAAGGTTCTAGGGGAATTTAATGTACACCGGTAGTAAAAGTAAAAACTCCTGCATTCCATTGCCTTCAACAAAAAACCTTTAAAACAAACATCAATGGCATCTGAGTATCATCAAGGATCAAAATCCGATGAATCAGAAGGATCAAAGATCAATGCCCGAGAAGGATCAAAGTCCATCCATATATAATCATCATAACAAGGAACTGGCAGTTGCAAATCATTGATCTGATCAATGCACCTTTTCTTCAAACTTTCACTCAATTCAAGATAATGTCATCGACGAATGTCAAGAGATTTAAGCAGAGGGCACTTAACAAGAATGGCATGCAAACCAACATTAGTTAACTCATGTCCACTCAAACCAAGATGACATAAACAAGACATTGTTTCAGCAATGACTAATGCCACCCTATCATCAGACTCACAATATACAAACCTCGATTTTACAAGCGACTTTGATTTTCCAAATTCAAGCGACTTCAAAAGAGGGCAAGATCGACCAAGCACTTCAAGGGAGACCGAAGTTATGCAGCAAAGTGAAATGTCAACCTTCTCTAATTGTGGAAACCTCCTTGCGACTTCACTAAATTGTTTATCTGAAATAGTATAGCAATCTACCAACCGCATGGAATGCAGGTGACTGCCACTgcaaaatttgaattaaaaagtattaaaaaaatgctagataaaaacaataaaacatcAAGGAACAATGTTAACTACTTTTTAGCTATGCATTCAAGGAGATCATCATTGCCAAATGTCTCAATATCGATGTCTTCCAAATGATCGCAACTTCTTTCAACAGCTTTGCAACAAATCTTCACCGTATTATCGTCATTATAATAATCAAAGACTGAATCACAAATTTTCAAACGCATGTGAATAGAGAGCGCCACATTAGAGGATCCTTGCAAATGTTCCACCATTGCGGACACACTCGCATGCACTCGTCACAATTTCAAACGCACCAAGCCTATGAAGGATGTTTGCTGTCAAATCTATAGGAAGATCAAGCCAATTCGGCCCTCTTGTGCTTTCCCTTTCCACTTCCATTGTTAGAATAGAACACGAAAAGATTTGATAATAACCTGCTTCTTGTATTATTATAACCTTTTATAGATAGGGAAAACTAAATGTTTGGAAAGTGAAGTGCAGTTTCCAATAAACTATGGAAATAGAGAGAAAAGTGGAAGGAGAAAACGGCTACGCTAGGGTTCCAAACGAATAACAAAAGTTACGAAAATAAGGGTTACTATAACATACGCAAACACagacaaaaaacataaaagaaataaaCTACACCCTCACTTTCGAAAATTCAGTGGTCGTTTTAGTCAATTGTACACAAATTAAAGAATGGAATGAAACAATCATTAGACTAACATTTTTACTAAATTGCTcaagaaaaatacaaacaagttgcattgaaaattgtgcgAGAGAAAAatttgagtattttattgaaggtaaagttgggagaaaaaaaataaagttgtattggaaatgtaaaatgacatttattttgaaacaatttttttttagctaaagtGACACTCAATTATGAAACAGAGAGAGTATTTATTTTTGAACGGAAATCAAATAAACTATtattattcctaaaaaaaatataaacaattattatcaataagttttattttaagggaaattattattaagttaTAGATATAAAAtgtccaataaaaaaaatagactgTTATCTTTTTGGAGCAGGAACATACTTTTGTAATGTTTACCGAAATCAAACCTGAACTTATAATACaattccatatatatatatatatatatatatgattttgttgagTC
It encodes:
- the LOC11429043 gene encoding putative F-box/LRR-repeat protein 23 is translated as MEVERESTRGPNWLDLPIDLTANILHRLVFDYYNDDNTVKICCKAVERSCDHLEDIDIETFGNDDLLECIAKNGSHLHSMRLVDCYTISDKQFSEVARRFPQLEKVDISLCCITSVSLEVLGRSCPLLKSLEFGKSKSLVKSRFVYCESDDRVALVIAETMSCLCHLGLSGHELTNVGLHAILVKCPLLKSLDIRR